A portion of the Cervus canadensis isolate Bull #8, Minnesota chromosome 26, ASM1932006v1, whole genome shotgun sequence genome contains these proteins:
- the LOC122428344 gene encoding thymosin beta-4, with product MSDKPDMAEIEKFDKSKLKKTETQEKNPLPSKETIEQEKQAGES from the coding sequence ATGTCTGACAAGCCCGATATGGCGGAGATTGAGAAGTTCGATAAGTCGAAATTGAAGAAAACGGAAACGCAAGAGAAAAACCCACTGCCTTCGAAAGAAACGATTGAACAGGAGAAGCAAGCAGGCGAGTCGTAA